AAGAAAGCGTCAGCGATGACATCCTTCACAATGATCTTTCCTGCTGCTTCAGCATCAGATTGAGCCTTGTTTGCCGCATCTGTTCCCTGCTCATCCTTAATACGGTCATATTGAGCCCAAGTGAATACCTTGTCGGCGAACTCAGCTTCAGCTAGCTCATAACCCCAAGTCTTGAAAGCTCCTTCAGTAAACTTCATGATGTTACCTTTATGAACAAGAGTTACACTCTTACGGTTGTTATCAATAGCATACTGGATAGCTGCACGTACTAAACGGCTAGTCCCTTCCTTAGAAACAGGCTTGATACCAAGACCAGAAGTTTCTGGGAAACGAATTTTCTTGACTCCCATCTCATTCTGTAAGAAAGCAAGAACTTTCTTCACCTCTTCAGATCCTTCAGCCCACTCGATACCTGCATAGATATCCTCTGTGTTCTCACGGAAGATCACCATGTCTGTAAGTTCAGGATGCTTCACCGGAGACGGAACTCCTTCAAAGTATTGAACAGGACGAAGGCATGCATATAGATCTAACTCTTGACGAAGAGCAACGTTAATAGAGCGGATTCCTCCACCAACCGGAGTTGTTAAAGGTCCTTTAATAGCAACCAAGTATTCTGTGACCGCAGTCAAAGTATCTTGAGGCAACCATTCACCATAGGCGTTATAGGCTTTTTCTCCAGCAAATACTTCATACCAAGCGATCTTCTTTTCACCATTATATGCCTTTTCTACTGCTGCATCTAGAACTCGAACAGAAGCGTTCCAGATATCTGGGCCTGTTCCATCCCCTTCAATGAAAGGAATGATAGGATTGTTTGGTACATTTAACTTTCCGTTCTCAACTGTAATTTTCTCTCCACTTGTGGGCATCTCATAGCGTTGAAATAATGACACCTTTACCCCTCCTAAATATGTATACTTGTTGTTGAAGCATATTAAAGCATTGTGAAGAACTCCTGAAAATTCACCACAATGGCTTTTACGGGTGTGAATGTATTGCTGAATGGCTATTCATTTAAAATAAAGCACTTCATAATTATAGAATAATTAGCTACTTTTGTGAATGACTATCTAAAAAATTGACTGAACAGGTTGTAACCTTGAATAAAAAAGGCAGCCAACCCAGCAGCTATCAATGGTCCTACGGGTATGCCCTTGAACAATGAAACACTAAGTATCGTTCCCGCCACAATGGCCGTAGTTATAGTTGGATTATCCTTCAAGAGCGAGATCCCTGGAATAGGGATAACCGCAGCAACTATCCCTGCTACTAACGCAATAACACCGGCTGGTGATGTAACCGACTGCCATAATTCTTGGAAACCTATCGCTCCAGTGGCTATAGGAACCAATACAGCAATCATGAGAATGGTCACTCCCCAATTAATTCCATTCTTCTGCAACGGTGGGAATATCCACTTATCTAGATGAAATAGCTTCATGGCAATAAGGACAGAAGAGGCAATCACTATGGATTGATTCTTTCCAATAAGCCCAATTACTAATAAGACCAGCAGAAGGAGATAAGGTTGAACGCTTAACACTGCTCATTCTCTCCTCCTTTCTATTTTCCAATTCCATTACACCAAATATTGCTTTCTTAACCTTATTTATCATAACCTAAGGGTAGAAAGATTGGAAAGACTTCATTTTACCATTTTTGGTCAAAATGAGTAATAAACGAAAAGGAGTTGTTTCTATGGAACAACATTGGAAAACAACAGTTTTCCAACTCATTCGACTATTTATTGTCCTATTTTTTATTGTGGCTGCGATTTGGTTATTAGGTTTTGTTATACCCTTAATATATCCTTTTATTATAGGACTCATTATTGCGTTAATCATAAACCGACCTGTTAATGCCCTCGAAGGAAAGACAAAATTGCCACGTTGGGCAGCCGTATCGATTGTCTTAGTCTTCTTAATCGTTATTGTTTTTGGAGCCTTCACTCTGCTGATTACGCAATTAGTAATTGAGATTACCCATCTAATTGCTCTTATGCCTGTTTATATTCAAGATGCGACAAACTACCTTAATCAGTTTATTACTCAAGAGATTGTCACTAATTTTTACGATAACATTCAACATTACTATCAGTCTTTAGATGAGGGTTACAAAGAAAAAATCGGAGAAAACATTGGTCTTGGTTTAACAAAAATAGCTGCTGCAGGAACATTTCTTGTCAATTCTTTGCTAAATGGATTGCAAATTTTTCTCACATCGCTGCCCAATGCAGCAACTGTTCTAGTCATTTCATTGCTTGCTGCTTTCTTTATCAGTAATGATTTTTATCGCCTAAAACATAAAATTGCTAATTGGCTTCCTCAGGTTTTTAAGGCCAGGCTTGCTGTTATCTTCAATGACTTGAAGAAGGCCTTGTTTGGCTTTGTAAAGGCTCAAGTAACACTTGTAAGCATTACCGGCTTTATTGTGGTCATTGGTTTAATTGTCTTAAGGGTGGAATATGCCTTTACGATTGGAATCATCACAGGAATATTGGACTTGCTTCCCCTCCTTGGTACAGGTTTTGTGTTTGTCCCTTGGATCATCTATTTATTTATTAAAGGGAACTTCAGTCTTGTCATCGGACTCTCTATTTTGTATGGAATCGTTATCGTTCAGAGGCAGATTATGGAACCTAAAATCGTCGCTGAAAACATTGGCTTAGATCCCCTTGTCACTCTTATTTCACTTTTTGTCGGTCTGAAATTATTTGGGGTAGCTGGCTTAATCCTAGGCCCCGTAACGGTTGTCATTCTTAATGCCTTGATTAATGCGCACGTATTCGAAGATCTATGGAAGTATATTAAAGGTGAACCTATATAAAGCATAAGGAGAATGGACAATTAGCTCCATTCTCCTTGCGCATTTATCGGGCTCTCAACTGTTGTGCCTTCATAAAAGGACTATCATGAATGTTATCTAGATCAGGGTCATTTACCGTGCGGTAATCATAAGGATTTTGATAGGGTTGGTCTGTGTACGTTTGATTATTATTTTGGGTCGTGGCTCGACCGTCCGCATAACCGCATGAGGTTAGACTTACTGCGAAGAGTAGGAAGGTAAAGACCATCATCCCCATTTTTGAGCTTGTAGGCAACATATGCTCACCTCCTGACTCTTAGTTTGCTTATCAAGGAAGGAGTCTATATTGCTGGTTTATTCCAATGCTAAAAATACGCTGATACAAGCAAACTAATCCTGGAGGTGGTTCATAGATGACAGTAGGTACCAAAATTCAGCAAACCCTTGCTAGTGCAGAAGGAGTTAAGGCCAACCTTACCTCATTTGCGCTAGAAACCAATGATCAACAGGCCAAACAAATGTATAGTCAGTTAGCCCAATCGATGGAAAATATCGTTACCACTCTAAAGGATCGGGTAAGTTACGTGGAGCAACAAGAACCCCAATATAAACAGCAATAATTAATTAGGGGCCCATGCCCCTAGTTTGCTATAGACTAGCAAGGGTTTGCCAAAGCTGTTTTAATCTTTCTACTTCAGCTAAAGCCACCGTCTTATCTTCCTCCTTGACATAGACCTTAAATTGTTCGATGGCAATGTCCATCTGTGTCATTTCATCTGAGCTCGCATTTAGACTAATTCTTTTTCGGATTGACCCCCACCCATCAGATAGTTCATTGCCAATTTTTTGGGCTTCTCTCCAATTATCTTTTGAAATTTCTTTCTCAGCCTTTAAAATCCAACTTTTTATATCTTGCTGTTCGGTCATAGGTACCTTAAATGGATTCACACAAGACACTAACAACATTAATAGAACAAGTAATATGCTTAATCTCCTCAAGGTGATCACCTAACTCTTAACTTTGGAAATATGAGTTTCCACTTGACGAATCATTTTATCTAGTTGCCGTTTCATTTTATAATAATCCTTCTTCACTTTTTCATCCTCCGTAAGTAAGCTGAATTGATGAAAGTCTGCATGCAATTGATAAAATTGACTTAAGATATGCTCATATCCAGGATTTAAGTTTTCTCTCCAATCCTCCTTGCGGTCAACAAAGAATTGATCATGGCTATCAAGTTGGGCAAGGAATACTTCCTTTTCATCTTGTATTCCTTGTTCTCTAAGCTTACCTATAAGCCATGTTCTGTCCAACCCAGCTTCTATCAGCGCTTGTGAGTTGACGACCCCATCTTTAATAAAGGTGATAGAGTTTTGTTCACTACGTACAGGAAGATTCATATCACTTGCGGTTAAAGGCCTCTTATTCGACTTAGGCATAACACTTAATTGGCCATTCACTTCCATAATGGCAAATTCCACATCAGCTACTGCAAAAATATTTTTTTGACGTAATAACATCATGAGCTGGTCTAAATCAAGACGTTCTTTACGCAAGTTATGGTCGACGATACGCCCGTTTCGAATAAGAACCCTAGGTTCTCCTTGAATATATCTTCTCATTATCGGACTCTTCAAGCCAATGATAGCGAAGGCAATGGGGATAACCGCCCAAACTGCCATTCCAAATATTCCATTCATTGATTGAATATCCAGTTCTATCGACATTGCAGAAGCGATAGAACCAATTGTGATGCCAACTAAATACTCAAATACAGTCAGCTGAGACAATTGTTGTTTCCCAATTAGCCTAGTAAAGAAAAAAAGGATAAAAAAGGCAGCTAAAGAACGTATAAGTACTAACATGGTTATCGACACGGACATCTCACCTCACTTTAATATCCTTCCCTATATTTGTGTCATATTTCCAATAGTTTTCCCCTTATTTTTCTCAACTCAAAAAAAAAGACCTCTCTAATGAGAAGTCTTCAAAATAGCTTTATTCGATGCCATCAATAATCATGCGATACAGCTCTGGCATCTTTGATCTTAGGTTTACAGGCTTGAGATCTGTAGTTGCAAAGACGTGTTGTGTCCATCCCTCAGCCAACAATTGATCATCCTTAACGCGCTTAACCTGATATTTAAACGTCAGTCGAACACCCTTAAGCTCACTCACGGTTGTCTCAACTTTTAACTCGTCTTCATATTTCGCCGCTTGTATGTATTTACATTGAACTTCCAAAACCGGCAGCAAGATGCCCATCTGCTCCAGATGAGAATAAGAAATACCTAGCTCTCTAATGTAATCGGTCCTTCCAATCTCAAACCACACTAAGTAATTCGCATGATAGACTACCTTCATTTGGTCTGTCTCTTGATATCTTACTCTTACCCTTGATTCCACTGTTCTTGGCATGCTCTCTCTACTCCTCTACTAAAAAGATAAAACCAAGCCCAATTTTTTAGGACCTGGTCGAATCTCTCTTAACACCTTAATTATTAATAAGAGTCGTAAATTGACCCATAGATGCAAATTTCTCATAGCGTTCTTTCTTTAACTCATCAGCAGACTTCGTTTTTAGTTCCTTTAAATGAACCAGTATGGCTTCCTTCATCAGCTCAGCCTGCTTCGAAACCTCTCTGTGCGCTCCGCCAAAAGGTTCAGGAATAATCGCATCAATAACCCCTAATTCCTTAAGATCTTTAGCGGTAATCTTCATATGCTCAGCTGCTCTCTGCGCTAAGCTCGAATCCTTCCAAAGGAGAGCCGCTGCTCCTTCTGGGGAAATGACAGAGTAAAAGGAGTTCTCTAGCATAAGGATTCGATTACCCATACCAAGAGCAAGGGCCCCACCGCTTCCGCCTTCTCCTGTCACGATGCAGATAATCGGTACCGATAGACCAGCCATCTCCCTTAAATTTCGGGCAATCGCTTCACTCTGACCTCTCTCCTCCGCTGCAATCCCTGGATATGCTCCTGGAGTGTTGATTAAACAGATAATCGGGCGGTTAAATTTATCCGCTTGATGCATTAGACGGAGAGCTTTTCTATAACCTTCAGGGTGCGGCATCCCAAAGTTTCTAGCAATATTATCTTTGGTATCCTTCCCCTTCTGATGACCAATAATGGTAATCGGCTGCCCTTCTAGTTTAGCAATTCCGCCAACAATAGCTGCATCATCTCCGAAAACTCGGTCACCATGGAGCTCTATAAAATCAGTGCAAAGATACTTAATATAATCAAGTGTCGTAGGTCTTTCCGGGTGACGGGCGATTTGGACTCGTTGCCATGGAGTAAGGTTACCGTAGATTTCCTTTTGAAGAGCACGGGCTTTTTCCTCCAGCTTTGCAATTTCATCTGTAAAATCTATTCCCTTTTCCTCTGTAAACTTACGTAACTCCGCTATTTTATTCTGCAATTCTACAAGGGGCTTCTCAAACTGCAAATCACCAGCCATTAGATCTTCCCCCTTACCGTATGAATGTCTAGAATCTTGCCGAGGAAGTTTCTCATATCCTTGCGATGAACAACCTGATCAAGCTGGCCGTGCTGGAGAAGAAACTCTGCCGTTTGAAAATCCTTCGGGAGCTCCTGACGAATGGTTTGTTCTATAATTCGACGTCCTGCAAACCCGATAAGCGCCCCTGGCTCGGCTAAATTATAATCTCCTAACGTAGCAAAGCTTGCAGAAACCCCACCCGTCGTGGGATTCGTCATGATCGAAATAAATAAACCACGCTCTTCATGGAGTTTTGCAAGACCTGCGCTTGTTTTCGCCATCTGCATCAGACTAAGCACACCTTCCTGCATTCTCGCTCCCCCGGAAGCGGAAAACAGAATAAAAGGGTATTTTTTCTCAATAGCTCTTTCAATGGCTCTAAAAATCTTTTCGCCAACAACCGAACCCATACTCCCCATACGGAAGCGCGAATCCATTACCCCAATGACTACAGGATGACCCATAATTGTCCCTTCTCCTGTTAATACTGCTTCATTGAGATTCGTCTTCTCCATATCCTTCTCTACCTTATCTAAGTAGTCAGGGAAGGATAAGGGATCTACTGAAATCATATCACTATCATACTCAAAGAAATGACCTTCATCTAAGGTCGCATGAATACGTTCGAAGGAGTTCATGGCAAAATGATGACCACATGAAGAACATACCTTCAAATTCTTCTCTAATTCTTTTGTATAAGAAATGGAACCGCACTGGGTACATTTGACCATTAGTCCTTCCGGAATTTCCTTCTTTTCCACGGGAGATGGTTGTTCTGTAGTCAGAGGGCTAGAAATCGTTGCGTACTTCTTTCTCTTATAAAAGATATCTTTTAACAAAACATACACCTCTTATCAAACGAACTCGAGGTTCGAAAGTTTTTACTGCAAGATAGAACTTAGAATTTCTTGAATCTCTTCTAGTTCCGTCTCTGGAACAAGGACTTCGAAATGTTTAGACACTGACGCTTGTCTAATTTTGACTAAAAACCCTTCAGCAGTTAGCCTATCCTGGATCTTCTCTGCCATCTTAGCGCTAGGAGCTATATAAATTACTGTCCACATTTTGGGTCCTCCCATCAAAAACGTCCATCACTGATATCATGCACTAACTTGTGGGTTAGATGCTCCCTCATCCGCTCTTCGGCCTGTTCCGGATTCCGGTTTCGGATGGATTCAAGTATTCCTCTATGCTGCTCTATCATCAATTCTAATGTGACTTCGTTGGTTAGAGAATTTTCCCTTATCGTTTTACTGTATTCTATTATGGGAATCCAGATTCGTTGCAGAACTGAATTCCTGCTGGCTCGAGCGATAGCACGGTGAAACTCAAAGTCCTCTTCGACCGGTGAGAGTCCAGAACGTATCTTATCCTCCGCATCTAAGATAGACTGTTCCATAATTTGAATATACTTATCATTCGCTCGCGTGCATGCTAAGCGTACGGCGTCTAGTTCTAGTATCATCCTCATCTCGGATAAATCTTTGGTGGCCTTTCTATCGCGTAATAAATAGTAACCTAGAATATCAAACAGTTTATTATGGCGGTAATGCTCGATGAAAGTCCCTTCTCCCCTTCGGGTTGTGATTAACCCTAACAGCTCGAGTGCCCTGAGTGCTTCCCGGACCGATGATCTCCCTACCTTCAGTCGTTCGGAGAGCTCCCGTTCCGAAGGAAGTTTGTCACCGGGGCGAAGATTGTCTTCTTCTACAATTCGGTTCAATTCCAGTAATATACCATGGTAGACTTTATCCCCTGTAGAAGGACCAATTAGCATAGGGACACCTCGCTTTCAAACGGAATGAAGAAATAAATGATTAGAACAGATAACAGGAAAAGAAGGAAATCTAATGATTCCCTTACTCTTTAAACACTATTTGATCGTTGCTAAGCCTAACGTTTTTTCTTTAATTTCCTGTGGATCTACTTTCAAGCGAGAAACGCCGCTATCCATGGCCGCTTGAGCAACAGCCGACGCAACATGGGCTGCCACTCTTGGATCGAAAGGATTCGGTATGACATACTCTTCATTTAACTCGCTAGCGGAAACTAGATCTGCTATAGCATAAACTGCAGCAATCTTCATGGCTTCATTGATTTGCGTTGCCCTGACATCCAGTGCTCCTCGGAAAATTCCAGGGAAAGCCAGAACATTATTGACTTGGTTAGGAAAGTCAGATCTACCTGTTCCTACAACTCGTGCTCCTGCTTCCAACGCATCGACTGGCATGATCTCTGGATCAGGATTAGCCATAGCAAAGATAATTGAATCCCGATTCATGGACTCGACCATGGCCTTCGTTACAGCGCCTTTCACGGACACGCCAATAAACACATCCGCCCCCACCATCGCGTCAGAGAGCGATCCAACTCGATTGGACTTATTCGTTAATTTTGCCATCTGTTCTTTAATAGGATTCATTCCATTGGGTCTTCCGTCATAAATAATTCCCTTCGTATCGCACAAGAGAACATCCTTGACCCCCATACTCAACAACAATTTAATAACAGCTATTCCAGCCGCTCCAGCTCCGTTAACGACAACTTGGATCTCTTCCATAGACTTGTCTACAATCTTCAATGCATTAATAAGACCGGCCGCTGTTACAATAGCGGTCCCATGCTGATCATCATGGAAAACAGGGATATCGCACTCCTTCTTGAGACGTTCTTCTATGGCGAAGCATTGCGGTGCAGCAATATCTTCAAGATTAACGCCTCCAAAGGTTGGAGCTAACATTTTCACACTTTCTACAATCTTGTCCACATCTGAAGTGGATAAGCAAAGTGGGAAAGCATCGACACCCGCAAAAGACTTAAACAATACGGCTTTACCTTCCATTACCGGCATCGCCGCCTGCGGCCCGATATTTCCCAATCCTAATACAGCCGTTCCGTCCGAAACTACAGCAACTAGATTTCCCTTCATAGTGTAGTCATAGACTTTACTCTCGTCTTCAAAGATCTCTTTGCAAGGTTCTGCAACGCCAGGAGAATAAGCAAGACTTAGGTCTTGTGCATTCTTTACTGCAACCTTAGAGTGCACTCCAAGTTTGCCTTGACTTTCTTTATGCATTTGCAGAGCTGCCTCACGTAGTTTGGACACGGGTTACCCTCTCCTTACCGAAGTGGTCTGACCACTTGTTTCTTTTCCATAATTATAGCAGAAGTTATGCCCAAGTAAACTGTAAATTAATCGATAATTTCCGACCTATTGCGTCAGGTCACTATTTCGCCCATTCTTTCACGATTACTGATCCCTTGCCGACAAGGTTTTCAAGATCTTCAATCAAAGTCGGATGAATCTCAACGTTATATTTTTCCTGAAGCTTTTTGGTTTCCTTGCTTGTCTCATAATACAGATAAACCTCTGAGACTCCGGAATAATTTAGTACCGCGCTTTGGACATCTAGCAATTTACTTGATTTCTCCACCTCTTCTGAGAGTCGAATGAAAAGAGCTTTCTTCCTTGGCTCAGAACTCGATAGCGGCAGGCTTAACATATCCCACGCTCTCTGTACAATCAGCTTGACCTGATCTTCTTGGCTTTCCACTTTCCCTTGAACGACGAGTAACTTGCCTCGCTTCCACAGAGAAGGATCTTTTTCATATACGTTTGGAAAAACCACCATCTCAAGTCCAGACACCTTGTCCTCTAGCGTAGCAAAGGCCATCGGTACTCCTTTACGAGTATTAATCACTCTGCACTCCACCACCATGCCTGCGACCATGACATTCTGTTTACCATGTAGACTTTGATCTAAGCTATTTAGGGGAGTAATTTCCTTACGGTAGAGAATCGAATCATACTCATCTAGTGGGTGCCCTGACACAAATAAACCAAGAAGTTCCTTCTCAAGATTGAGAAGCTCTTTTTTCGTAAATGGAGGGATCTCTGGAAAGTCCACTTCACTTTCCTTTGCCTGTTCATTAGAAAACAAGCTGAATTGTCCATTCGACTGACTCTTTCTTAAATTTTGCCCAATTTCTATAACAACATCTAGTACGGACAATTTTTGAGCGCGGTGTCCAGGTAAACGATCCAATGCACCACTCTGTACAAGGGCCTCTAGTGTTCTTCGATTGCTGACCTTAGGATCCACACGCCGGCAAAAATCGGATAGACTGCTAAACGCTCCTCTTAGCTCTCTTTCTTGTAAGATCAATTGCACGGCTTGTACTCCCACGTTTTTTATTGCGGATAAGCCAAATAAGATACCCTTTCCATTCATAGAGAACAAAGACTGACTGTCGTTAATATCAGGAAGAAGAACTGGTATTCCTCTTTTTCTGCTTTCCTCAACGTACTCAGCAACCTTCACAGCATTACCTGCAGCTAGACTTAAACAAGCGGTTAGGAATTCTTGAGGATAGTTTGCTTTTAGGTAAGCCATTTGATAAGCAATTAAACTATACGCAGCGCTATGACTGCGATTAAACCCATAATCCGCGAATCGCACAATAAGATCATATAATTCTTGTCCAATGGACTCAGGGTAACCTTGCTGCACACACCCCGAGACAAATTGTGTCCGCTGTTGTTCCAGCACGTCTCTTTTCTTTTTGGATACGGCACGGCGCAAAACATCAGCCTCTCCTAAGGAATAACCAGCCATCTTCGATGCAATCTGCATAATTTGTTCTTGGTAAATGATAAAGCCATACGTATTTTTTAAGATAGGCCGTAGATCTTCATGAATATAGCTTACTTGCTTCCGCCCGTTTTTTGCCGCAGCAAAGTCCGGAATAATATCCATAGGCCCGGGGCGATATAAGGCCAGAATTGCGATGATATCCTCTAGAGAGGTCGGCTTTACTTCGCGTAAAGCATTTCTCATCCCAGAAGATTCAAGCTGGAATATCCCGGTTGTATCACCATGGGCAAGCATTTTATACGTTTTTTCATCCTCATGGGAAATTTGAGTTAATTGAAACTCCTGATCAGCATGTCTTCTTATAAGATCTAAGGTGTATTCAATAATGGTCAAATTTCTTAACCCCAAGAAATCCATCTTAAGCAAACCGATTTCCTCAAGGTGCTCCATAGAATATTGGGTAAGCGAATGACCTTCATTTCCTTGCTGCAGGGGTACATAGTTCGTAAGAGGATCTTTGGAAATAACAATTCCAGCAGCATGAGTACTTGCGTGACGAGGAAGACCTTCAATTCCCTTGGCGAAGCCGATTAGCTTCTGAACGACTTCACTCTCATCATAAGCTTTTTTTAACTCAGGAACTGTCTTTACCGCTTCCTCAAGCGTCATCCCTTGAGAAATATATTTAGCCGTTTGATCCACTATATTTGCGGGGTAGTTCATTACCCTCCCAACATCACGGATGGCCGCCCGAGCTGCCATCGTTCCGAAGGTAATAATCTGCGCTACGTATTCTCTTCCATATTTTTGCGATACATACTCGATGACTTCCCCACGTCTTTCCACTTCGAAGTCAATATCAATATCCGGCATGCTAATTCGTTCCGGGTTAAGGAATCTTTCGAATAGCAGCTCATATTTTAATGGATCAACATTCGTAATATCCAAGGTGTAGGCTACAAGGCTACCCGCAGCAGAACCCCTTCCAGGACCCGTAACAATTTTCTGCTGATGGGCAAATCTCATGAAATCCCAGACGATTAAAAAGTAGTCAGAGAACCCCATCTTCTCAATCACGGATAGCTCATAGGATAATCTCTGCCTCGCTTCTTCCGTTGGTGTACCGTAACGATTCACTAGTCCTTGTTCACACAATCTCTTAAGATATGCGGGGGCCGTATCTTCTAGAGGCAGTGGAAACTTAGGAAGTATATACTGACCAAACGGAATCTTTACCTCGCAACGATCAGCAATGAGCGCGGTATTATGAACAGCCTCCTTAGCATAGGGGAAGAGCTTTATCATATCTTGTTGACTCTTCAAGTAGAATTGATCATTCGGAAATCTCACGCGACTCGAATCTGTGATTAACTTTCCACTGCCAATGCAAAGTAAAATATCATGATTTAAAGAATCCCCTGCTTCTAGATAGTGAACACTGTTTGTCGCAATCAGTGGTACACCAGTTTCCTTGCTGCAATGAAGCAATCTCTGATTCAGCATGCGTTGGTCTTCGAGACCATGATCCTGCAATTCTAAGTAAAAGTTTCCCTGCCCGAAGATAGCTTCATATTCCCTCACCGCCTCCGCAGCAGCAGAAATATTGCGATCCTGAAGATAGTGCTGGATCTCTCCAGTTGGTCCGGAACTGAATGCAATAAGGCCCTCTGCGTAGTTTTTCAGTAGAGCCTTATTGACTCTAGGCTTACCGTATGTTGTACGTGTGTGAGCCTCGGTTACGAGCTTCAGCAGATTTTGATAACCTTTATTATTTTCTGCAATCATGACCAGGGAATAACGTTTTTCATCCCGTACCCGATCAAGGAGGTCCCCTGAAATGACATCTATAGTAACTCCTAGAAGGGGTTTAATACCATGACGCAGACAGCTTTTATAAAATGGGATCATCCCGTACATTGTTCCATAGTCGGTGATGGCCAAAGCCTCCATACCTAGATCCTTAGCTTTTTTAACAAGGGCTTCGATTCTGCAAGCCCCTTCTAGCAAGCTATATTCACTATGGACTCGCAAATGGACAAAACGCTCCAAACGTCTCTCCCCTCTCTATCAAGCTTAAGATTTGCCTTTTATTATACATCAAGTGTCCAATCAATTATCATAATCCTCCATACCTGTCCATAAGAATATAAGGATACTAAAAAGGAAGTGGTTATCCTTGACTCTACTAGCAAATGTCATTCTCCATTTTTTCATTGCATTCGGCATCGTCGTAGGTGGTTCCTTAATGGGAGCTATGGGATCGTTCCTTGTCAGGCAGCCTCCCTTAAGCAATATGATGGCACTATCGGAGAAGCTAAAAATATGGGGGCTTGTTGGAGCACTAGGTGGAACCTTCGACTCGTTTATGCAAATCGAACGTGTCTTTAGCGATGGGCAGTTATCTGACATCATCAAACAGATCATCTTAATTATTAGTGCTTTCGCTGGAGCTTATAGCGGATTTGTTCTCATTAAGTGGCTCGGGAAGATCGAAGGCTAATGAGAATTCCAAGTCGACAAACCTATAGACAATGGATTCGGTATGAGATGATTTTCTGCCTAGGTATGGTTCTAGGGGCTCTTATCTTCTTATTGTTCTATGGAAAGGAGTTGGACAGACTGCACTTACAGCTCAAGGCCCTAGAAAACGAGAATCAGCACTATATTAACTTGAATAAAAAACACGAAGAACAAAACAAGTCGAACTCTCCACGGAAGCTTACCGTGGAAAATATAGAAATTCATCTCGAGGAACCAAAGCCAGATGATAAGTTTATTGAGTTAGAATTACAGAAACGAATTGGACAAGAAATGAAGTTCATAGAGGGAAAGTCACTTGAGAGCGTCAATGACTTGCACCTATTAATTCGTCAGCACTTTAAGGAACGTACTTACCGATT
The Ammoniphilus sp. CFH 90114 DNA segment above includes these coding regions:
- the accA gene encoding acetyl-CoA carboxylase carboxyl transferase subunit alpha; the encoded protein is MAGDLQFEKPLVELQNKIAELRKFTEEKGIDFTDEIAKLEEKARALQKEIYGNLTPWQRVQIARHPERPTTLDYIKYLCTDFIELHGDRVFGDDAAIVGGIAKLEGQPITIIGHQKGKDTKDNIARNFGMPHPEGYRKALRLMHQADKFNRPIICLINTPGAYPGIAAEERGQSEAIARNLREMAGLSVPIICIVTGEGGSGGALALGMGNRILMLENSFYSVISPEGAAALLWKDSSLAQRAAEHMKITAKDLKELGVIDAIIPEPFGGAHREVSKQAELMKEAILVHLKELKTKSADELKKERYEKFASMGQFTTLINN
- the accD gene encoding acetyl-CoA carboxylase, carboxyltransferase subunit beta; translated protein: MLKDIFYKRKKYATISSPLTTEQPSPVEKKEIPEGLMVKCTQCGSISYTKELEKNLKVCSSCGHHFAMNSFERIHATLDEGHFFEYDSDMISVDPLSFPDYLDKVEKDMEKTNLNEAVLTGEGTIMGHPVVIGVMDSRFRMGSMGSVVGEKIFRAIERAIEKKYPFILFSASGGARMQEGVLSLMQMAKTSAGLAKLHEERGLFISIMTNPTTGGVSASFATLGDYNLAEPGALIGFAGRRIIEQTIRQELPKDFQTAEFLLQHGQLDQVVHRKDMRNFLGKILDIHTVRGKI
- a CDS encoding glutamate decarboxylase → MWTVIYIAPSAKMAEKIQDRLTAEGFLVKIRQASVSKHFEVLVPETELEEIQEILSSILQ
- a CDS encoding FadR/GntR family transcriptional regulator; the encoded protein is MLIGPSTGDKVYHGILLELNRIVEEDNLRPGDKLPSERELSERLKVGRSSVREALRALELLGLITTRRGEGTFIEHYRHNKLFDILGYYLLRDRKATKDLSEMRMILELDAVRLACTRANDKYIQIMEQSILDAEDKIRSGLSPVEEDFEFHRAIARASRNSVLQRIWIPIIEYSKTIRENSLTNEVTLELMIEQHRGILESIRNRNPEQAEERMREHLTHKLVHDISDGRF
- a CDS encoding NADP-dependent malic enzyme, translating into MSKLREAALQMHKESQGKLGVHSKVAVKNAQDLSLAYSPGVAEPCKEIFEDESKVYDYTMKGNLVAVVSDGTAVLGLGNIGPQAAMPVMEGKAVLFKSFAGVDAFPLCLSTSDVDKIVESVKMLAPTFGGVNLEDIAAPQCFAIEERLKKECDIPVFHDDQHGTAIVTAAGLINALKIVDKSMEEIQVVVNGAGAAGIAVIKLLLSMGVKDVLLCDTKGIIYDGRPNGMNPIKEQMAKLTNKSNRVGSLSDAMVGADVFIGVSVKGAVTKAMVESMNRDSIIFAMANPDPEIMPVDALEAGARVVGTGRSDFPNQVNNVLAFPGIFRGALDVRATQINEAMKIAAVYAIADLVSASELNEEYVIPNPFDPRVAAHVASAVAQAAMDSGVSRLKVDPQEIKEKTLGLATIK